From Streptomyces qinzhouensis, one genomic window encodes:
- the nudC gene encoding NAD(+) diphosphatase has product MSTESHATADQPISLTAPSGIDREAHHRLDEAWLAAAWSHPTTRVFVVSGGRALVDDAADGRTELVMTPAFDAPVTETHRYFLGTDENGVRYFALQKDSLPGRMDQSARPAGLREAGMLLSPRDAGLLAHAVALENWQRLHRFCSRCGERTVIAAAGHVRRCQACGAEHYPRTDPAVIMLITDEEDRALLGRQLHWPEGRFSTLAGFVEPGESVEQAVRRETREEAGVTVGDVEYVASQPWPFPSSLMLGFMARATSAGITVDGEELHEARWFSRDELTEAFESGEVLPPYGISIAARLIEMWYGKPLPKPGTGAAAS; this is encoded by the coding sequence GTGAGCACCGAGAGCCATGCCACCGCCGATCAGCCCATCAGCCTGACCGCGCCCAGCGGGATCGACCGCGAGGCCCACCACCGGCTCGACGAGGCGTGGCTCGCGGCGGCGTGGAGCCACCCGACGACCCGGGTGTTCGTGGTCTCCGGCGGCCGGGCGCTGGTGGACGACGCCGCCGACGGCCGTACCGAACTCGTCATGACCCCCGCTTTCGACGCTCCCGTAACCGAGACCCACCGCTACTTCCTGGGGACCGACGAGAACGGCGTCCGCTACTTCGCACTCCAGAAGGACTCCCTGCCCGGGCGCATGGACCAGTCCGCCCGCCCGGCGGGGCTGCGGGAAGCCGGGATGCTGCTGTCACCGCGCGACGCGGGCCTGCTGGCCCACGCCGTCGCACTGGAGAACTGGCAGCGGCTCCACCGCTTCTGTTCGCGCTGCGGTGAGCGCACGGTCATCGCCGCCGCGGGCCATGTCCGCCGCTGCCAGGCCTGCGGCGCCGAGCACTACCCCCGCACCGACCCCGCCGTCATCATGCTGATCACGGACGAGGAGGACCGGGCCCTGCTCGGCCGCCAGCTCCACTGGCCGGAAGGGCGTTTCTCCACCCTCGCCGGCTTTGTCGAGCCCGGCGAGTCCGTCGAACAGGCCGTGCGGCGGGAGACCCGGGAAGAGGCGGGGGTGACGGTCGGCGATGTCGAGTACGTGGCCAGTCAGCCCTGGCCGTTCCCGTCGAGTCTGATGCTCGGTTTCATGGCCAGGGCCACCTCCGCCGGGATAACGGTCGACGGGGAGGAACTGCACGAGGCCCGGTGGTTCTCCCGCGACGAACTCACGGAGGCCTTCGAATCCGGTGAGGTCCTGCCTCCGTACGGCATCTCCATCGCGGCCCGCCTGATCGAAATGTGGTACGGCAAACCGCTCCCGAAGCCCGGAACCGGCGCCGCCGCCTCCTGA
- a CDS encoding dipeptidase, whose translation MSDTSDSAVRTYIRQHRDAFLGDLVEWLRIPSVSAQPEHAEDVRRSADWLAARLRETGFPVSEVWPTAGAPAVFAEWPSDDPGAPTVLVYGHHDVQPAALADGWYSDPFEPRLEGGRLYARGAADDKGQVFFHTLGVRAHLAATGRTAPAVHLKLLIEGEEESGSPHFRTLVEEQSHRLAADAVIVSDTGMWSETTPTVCTGMRGLVDCEIALYGPGQDIHSGSFGGAVPNPATVAARLAGALHDDGERVAVPGFYDGVVPIGEAERELFAELPFDEAEWLGTAKSTGTLGEAGYTTLERIWARPTAEVNGIGGGYQGAGGKTIIPSSALLKLTFRLVAGQDPDAVEVAVSRWVAGRVPDGIRYDLTFAASTRPCLTPLDHPALQSVVRAMSKAFDGRKIRFTREGGSGPAADLQDVLKAPVLFLGISVPSDGWHAPNEKVEIDLLLKGVETAAHLWEDLGGALRRP comes from the coding sequence ATGAGCGACACCTCGGACAGCGCCGTCCGTACGTACATCCGGCAGCACCGCGACGCCTTCCTCGGCGACCTCGTGGAATGGCTGCGGATCCCCTCCGTCTCGGCCCAGCCGGAGCACGCGGAGGACGTACGGCGCAGCGCGGACTGGCTGGCCGCCCGACTGCGGGAGACCGGCTTCCCGGTCTCCGAGGTCTGGCCGACGGCGGGCGCGCCCGCGGTGTTCGCCGAATGGCCCTCCGACGACCCCGGTGCCCCCACCGTGCTGGTCTACGGCCACCATGACGTCCAGCCCGCCGCTCTCGCCGACGGCTGGTACTCCGACCCCTTCGAACCGCGGCTCGAAGGCGGCAGGCTCTACGCCCGGGGCGCCGCCGATGACAAGGGCCAGGTGTTCTTCCACACCCTCGGCGTCCGCGCGCACCTCGCCGCCACCGGCCGTACCGCCCCCGCCGTCCACCTCAAGCTGCTGATCGAAGGCGAGGAGGAGTCCGGCTCACCGCACTTCCGCACCCTTGTCGAGGAGCAGTCGCACCGGCTGGCCGCCGATGCCGTGATCGTCTCCGACACCGGTATGTGGTCCGAGACGACGCCCACCGTCTGCACCGGGATGCGCGGACTCGTCGACTGCGAGATCGCGCTGTACGGGCCCGGGCAGGACATTCACTCCGGCTCCTTCGGCGGCGCCGTGCCCAACCCGGCGACCGTCGCCGCCCGGCTCGCGGGCGCCCTCCACGACGACGGCGAACGCGTCGCCGTCCCCGGTTTCTACGACGGTGTCGTCCCCATCGGCGAAGCCGAGCGGGAACTCTTCGCCGAGCTGCCGTTCGACGAGGCGGAGTGGCTGGGGACCGCGAAGTCGACCGGCACCCTGGGCGAGGCCGGATACACCACGCTGGAGCGGATCTGGGCCCGGCCGACCGCCGAGGTCAACGGCATCGGCGGCGGATACCAGGGCGCCGGAGGCAAGACGATCATCCCCTCCTCCGCCCTGCTGAAGCTCACGTTCCGGCTGGTGGCGGGGCAGGACCCGGACGCCGTCGAGGTCGCCGTCAGCCGCTGGGTCGCCGGCCGGGTGCCCGATGGAATCCGCTACGACCTCACCTTCGCCGCCTCCACCCGGCCCTGCCTCACCCCGCTGGACCACCCGGCCCTCCAGTCGGTCGTCAGGGCGATGAGCAAGGCGTTCGACGGCCGGAAGATCCGCTTCACCCGGGAGGGCGGCTCCGGACCCGCGGCCGACCTCCAGGACGTCCTCAAAGCACCCGTCCTGTTCCTCGGTATCTCGGTACCCTCCGACGGCTGGCACGCCCCGAACGAGAAGGTCGAGATCGACCTCCTCCTCAAGGGAGTGGAGACGGCCGCCCATCTCTGGGAGGACCTCGGAGGCGCCCTCCGCCGACCATGA
- a CDS encoding ATP-dependent DNA helicase gives MTARISDPEELKHLLGIPFTPEQTACITAPPAPQVVVAGAGSGKTTVMAARVVWLVGTGQVAPEEVLGLTFTNKAAGELAERVRTALVRAGVTDPDTIDPDNPPGEPRISTYHAFAGRLLDDHGLRIGLEPTARLLADATRYQLAARVLREAPGPYPALTRSFPTLVSDLLALDAELSEHLVDPARLAAYDAELLHVLDDTRLGNAELRKVPEAVAARRELLDLTVRYRAAKRSRELLDFGDQIALSAELALTRPETGRILRDEFKVVLLDEYQDTSVAQRLLLSGLFGRAPRPGGADPTPTGHAVTAVGDPCQAIYGWRGASVANLDDFPDHFPHRDGTPATRYALSENRRSGGRLLRLANGLAAPLRARHEGVEALRPAPGAEHDGSVRIALLPTHREELAWTADSIAHLVRTGTAPGEIAVLCRTAADFPEIQAALVARDVPVEVVGLSGLLHLPEVADLVAVCEVLQDPGANASLVRLLTGPRWRIGARDLALLGRRARLLVHRQGDSGDPADADERLAAAVEGTDPAEVISLADALDTFLDLPRGASPGGPGDTGDDGLPFSAEARVRFAHLAAELRELRRALGDPLMDVLHRVLGATGLDVELSASPHALAARRRETLANFLDTAAAFAGLDGEAGLLAFLGFLRTAAQYEKGLDNALPGGENTVKVLTAHKSKGLEWDVVAVPGLVTGQFPNDRGREAWTSHPQVLPHALRGDAGTLPDVTAWDAKGLKAFKDGMKDHQHTEELRLGYVTFTRPRSLLLGSGHWWGPTQKRRRGPSAFLTALYDHCAAGHGEIEAWADEPAEDAENPALAETGPDHAWPLPLDPDSLARRRRAAATVRAYLDREAGADPAPTRDPAPVAGGELFPEGLNDGGAPDEEWAGPPPYPDDDPYEDAHQDPYADPYPDPCTDPYPDPYEDPDEDGGPSGPSGDPGAVLPHQPAGPPPPADPEDGLTPEERRTIASWDRDLDALAGELRRTRAAVREVSLPASLTASQLIRLAADPDGFARELARPMPRPPQPAARRGTRFHAWVESRFEELPLPLLGPEELPGGDPADPADGSDIEDERDLAELKEAFARTPYARRTPYRVESPFQITLAGRVIRGRIDAVYRTPAADGAPAGYEIVDWKTGRAVTADPLQLAIYRLAWAEQHGLPPEDIGAAFVFVRGGEIVRPSALPGRAELERLLRDDEGDEGDEGDDGERGERDAFAGTGAGTGTGTAEEGTPGAG, from the coding sequence GTGACCGCGCGTATCAGTGACCCCGAGGAGCTCAAACACCTCCTCGGGATCCCCTTCACCCCGGAGCAGACGGCCTGCATCACCGCGCCGCCCGCCCCGCAGGTCGTCGTCGCGGGCGCCGGGTCGGGAAAGACGACGGTCATGGCCGCCCGCGTCGTCTGGCTCGTCGGCACCGGCCAGGTCGCCCCCGAGGAGGTCCTCGGCCTCACCTTCACCAACAAGGCCGCCGGAGAGCTCGCCGAACGCGTCCGTACCGCCCTCGTCCGGGCCGGGGTCACCGACCCCGACACCATCGACCCGGACAACCCCCCGGGCGAGCCCCGCATCTCCACCTACCACGCCTTCGCCGGCCGGCTCCTCGACGACCACGGCCTCCGGATCGGCCTGGAGCCCACCGCCCGCCTCCTCGCCGACGCCACCCGCTACCAGCTCGCCGCCCGGGTGCTGCGGGAGGCCCCCGGCCCGTACCCCGCGCTCACCCGCTCCTTCCCCACCCTCGTCAGCGATCTGCTCGCCCTCGACGCCGAACTCTCCGAACACCTCGTCGACCCCGCGCGGCTCGCCGCCTACGATGCCGAGCTGCTCCACGTCCTCGACGACACCCGCCTCGGCAACGCCGAACTCCGCAAGGTCCCCGAAGCCGTCGCCGCCCGCCGCGAACTTCTCGACCTCACCGTCCGCTACCGCGCCGCCAAACGCTCCCGCGAACTCCTCGACTTCGGCGACCAGATCGCCCTCTCCGCCGAGCTGGCACTCACCCGCCCCGAAACCGGCCGGATCCTGCGCGACGAATTCAAGGTCGTCCTCCTCGACGAATACCAGGACACCTCCGTCGCCCAGCGGCTGTTGCTCTCCGGACTCTTCGGCCGCGCTCCCCGCCCCGGCGGCGCCGACCCCACCCCCACCGGTCATGCCGTGACCGCCGTCGGCGACCCCTGCCAGGCGATCTACGGCTGGCGCGGCGCGTCCGTCGCCAACCTCGACGACTTCCCCGACCACTTCCCGCACCGCGACGGCACCCCCGCCACCCGGTACGCGCTCAGCGAGAACCGCCGCAGCGGCGGCAGACTCCTCCGGCTCGCCAACGGCCTCGCCGCCCCCCTGCGCGCCCGCCACGAAGGCGTCGAAGCACTGCGCCCCGCCCCCGGCGCCGAACACGACGGCTCCGTCCGTATCGCCCTGCTCCCCACCCACCGGGAGGAGCTCGCCTGGACCGCCGACTCCATCGCCCACCTGGTGCGCACGGGCACCGCCCCCGGCGAGATCGCCGTCCTGTGCCGGACCGCCGCCGACTTCCCCGAAATCCAGGCCGCCCTGGTCGCCCGGGATGTTCCCGTCGAGGTCGTCGGCCTCTCCGGACTGCTCCACCTCCCCGAGGTCGCCGATCTCGTCGCCGTCTGCGAAGTCCTCCAGGACCCCGGCGCCAACGCCTCTCTCGTACGGCTCCTCACCGGGCCGCGCTGGCGGATCGGCGCCCGCGACCTCGCGCTCCTCGGCCGCCGGGCCCGGCTCCTCGTCCACCGGCAGGGCGACAGCGGCGACCCGGCCGACGCCGACGAACGACTCGCCGCGGCCGTCGAAGGCACCGACCCGGCCGAAGTGATCTCCCTCGCCGACGCCCTCGACACCTTCCTCGACCTCCCCCGGGGAGCGTCACCCGGCGGCCCGGGGGACACCGGCGACGACGGGCTGCCGTTCTCCGCCGAGGCCCGGGTCCGCTTCGCCCACCTCGCCGCCGAACTCCGCGAACTGCGCCGAGCCCTGGGCGACCCCCTGATGGACGTCCTCCACCGAGTCCTCGGCGCCACCGGTCTCGATGTGGAGCTGTCCGCGTCCCCGCACGCCCTGGCCGCCCGCCGCCGGGAGACCCTCGCGAACTTCCTCGACACCGCCGCCGCCTTCGCCGGACTCGACGGCGAGGCCGGCCTCCTCGCCTTCCTCGGCTTTCTGCGGACCGCCGCCCAGTACGAGAAGGGCCTGGACAACGCGCTCCCCGGCGGAGAGAACACGGTCAAGGTCCTCACCGCCCACAAGTCCAAGGGGCTTGAATGGGACGTCGTCGCCGTGCCCGGACTGGTCACCGGACAGTTCCCGAACGACCGGGGGCGCGAGGCCTGGACCTCGCACCCCCAAGTGCTTCCCCACGCCCTGCGCGGCGACGCGGGCACCCTCCCCGATGTCACCGCCTGGGACGCCAAGGGGCTCAAGGCCTTCAAGGACGGGATGAAGGACCACCAGCACACGGAGGAGCTGCGCCTGGGCTATGTCACCTTCACCCGCCCCCGCTCCCTGCTGCTCGGCTCCGGCCACTGGTGGGGGCCCACCCAGAAGCGCCGCCGCGGGCCGTCCGCGTTCCTGACGGCGCTGTACGACCACTGTGCGGCGGGCCACGGCGAGATCGAGGCCTGGGCCGACGAGCCCGCCGAAGACGCCGAGAACCCCGCCCTCGCGGAGACCGGGCCCGACCACGCCTGGCCGCTGCCGCTCGACCCGGACTCCCTGGCCCGCCGCCGCCGGGCCGCCGCGACGGTGCGGGCGTATCTCGACCGGGAAGCGGGCGCGGACCCCGCCCCTACCCGGGACCCCGCCCCGGTGGCCGGGGGCGAGCTGTTCCCCGAGGGGCTGAACGACGGGGGCGCCCCCGACGAGGAGTGGGCCGGCCCGCCGCCGTACCCGGACGACGATCCGTACGAGGACGCCCACCAGGACCCGTACGCAGACCCGTATCCGGACCCGTGCACAGACCCGTATCCGGACCCGTACGAGGACCCTGACGAGGACGGGGGCCCGTCCGGCCCGTCCGGCGACCCCGGAGCCGTACTGCCGCACCAGCCGGCCGGCCCGCCGCCCCCCGCCGATCCGGAGGACGGCCTCACCCCCGAGGAACGGCGCACGATCGCGTCATGGGACCGCGATCTCGACGCCCTCGCCGGGGAACTGCGCCGTACCCGCGCCGCCGTCCGGGAGGTGAGCCTGCCCGCTTCCCTCACCGCATCCCAGCTGATCCGGCTCGCCGCCGACCCCGACGGCTTCGCCCGGGAGCTGGCCCGCCCCATGCCACGCCCCCCGCAGCCCGCCGCCCGCCGGGGCACCCGCTTCCACGCCTGGGTCGAGTCCCGGTTCGAGGAGCTGCCGCTGCCCCTGCTCGGCCCCGAGGAACTGCCCGGCGGCGATCCGGCCGACCCGGCGGACGGCTCGGACATCGAGGACGAGCGCGATCTGGCCGAACTGAAGGAGGCCTTCGCCCGCACGCCGTACGCCCGCCGAACGCCGTACCGGGTCGAGTCCCCGTTCCAGATAACCCTCGCGGGCCGGGTGATCCGTGGCCGTATCGACGCCGTCTACCGCACCCCGGCGGCCGACGGAGCTCCCGCCGGATACGAGATCGTCGACTGGAAGACCGGCCGGGCCGTCACCGCCGACCCCCTCCAGCTGGCGATCTACCGCCTCGCCTGGGCGGAACAGCACGGACTTCCGCCCGAGGACATCGGGGCGGCCTTCGTCTTCGTCCGCGGCGGAGAGATCGTCCGGCCGTCCGCGCTGCCCGGCCGGGCGGAACTGGAACGCCTTCTCCGCGACGATGAAGGCGATGAAGGCGATGAAGGCGACGACGGCGAACGGGGCGAACGGGATGCCTTCGCCGGGACGGGGGCGGGGACGGGGACGGGGACGGCGGAGGAGGGCACCCCCGGCGCCGGTTAG